The nucleotide sequence ttattcacatgattaaggaaattaaatttaatcatttccttaactatagtacacaaacatagaagttaataataaagtaatacatcatttatagtaattaatttatgttatgggagaaattatcggtgattataTTATCGGATAATATCTATTTGTAAGTAGGAAAAATATACTAAAAACAGGAAATTGTTTTGTGTAAATTGTTTCCTGCATAAAACCTGCAGTTTGTACCATTATTTTATCAATTTAATCATCGAGGAATTGGTTAATAAGAGTATCGGCTAAGTCAGCAAAGAACAAGTATATTTCTGGTTCCCCTGAATTTCTAGTGATCaataaaaattgatgcatatAAGACTTTTTCACTATCAAATGCCTGTAGTATAAATGAATTATCATTGTGAGTAATCAGAATGCCTAGAGTACTGGCGTTTGCTTGCATGGTATCATAATCTCCTCAAACAAACTAATAGATCTTCCTGAATCTATGTTTTATtgtaaaaaatctcattcaaaggCATGTGGTATGTATCAGTTATAAGCACTTCCAGCAAAACATGCCATATCATTTTCCTTCTTCCACCAATTTTGTTATGGTCTGTAATATATCTAACCAGAATAAGATTATTGTTTGGCATACAACTTAATATGCCACCAATTACATCCATGCAACCTGAGAGGTAAGGAAAATGAGCAAATCAACAGATGTGAGTCGAGAGAGACAGCTGCCTCTCATACTTCTCAGACAGTAGCATCGCATATATTATTTTCAAACTTTGGTTTCCTTTAGTTGAAtatttcaatttgtttcatcTTCCCTTCTTTACGCACATAAGAAAATTATGAATGATAAATGTATTGGATACCATTCTTACAGTTCCAGATTGTTGATAGGTCTAGTGGCAATTCAGATTAACTAAAGTTGACAGGATGCAGATGGACTCATTTGACTATGGTATTGTTGTCAACATACTGaaaaattaatattatctaaACTCCGATGATCTGAACACCATGCAAACCTTACAAAATGTTGATGCTTGTGTAATCAATTTTCCATTGTGAACAAACAAAACAGGTATTTATTATAAGTTGCATGTCCTTCTTCCTGAAAGATTACAGTTGATAAAAGGAACAACTTTAATCTTCTGTAATAGGTCTATAATCATCTTTCTAATTCTGACTCAAAATTGTTTTTCCCACGTATCTTGAACTACCTTATGGAGAATGATGCCAAGTTCGGCCTCAATAATAAATCTAGTAGAAAAATCAAGACAAGCTATTTTGAGAAGATATTTGCACTTCTTTAACTGACTCAGAACGTATTATACAATTGTTCTTTCAAATTATGCTAGTTTTCTTCATGTAAGACATGTAAGACAAATTGAAGCGATTAACATCTTCCAGATCAAATTAGGTTTATGCATGCTTAAAAATGAAATTTTGGTTCTTGAAAACAATTCCACAAGGTAAATGACAATCGCTACGTACACTTCGAGATTCCAGATTTATCCGATAGTAGAACAGCTAGAGCTCGATTAAGGCATTACGGAACTGAACATTGCATCATCAAAGAAACTAGAAAATCGTAGAGAGAAACGAGAAGGCCGAGGAAAAGTGAGCACATTGCGGGAGAGGAGGTCGAGGACGGGGAGGGTCGTCGATGGATCTGATCTCGTCCATGCTGCAGTCGTTCCTGGGGCGGTCTCCGATGGTCTTGTCGGGCTCGACGGCAGCGGCGGCGTGAGCGGAGAGATCGGATCAGGAGCATGCTGCCGCCCTCGCTCTTCCCGCTTCTCTTCCACGCGCCTCCGCAAATCACATATGCCTCTTTGGTTGCGTAAAGAGGGGCAAAGATATGCATCTCTAATCTCAGCCGTCCATCATACTCATCAACCTGAGAACATTCTTACACATAAAGCAACTAAGTGGCCTCTCGCTCTATTAATTAATTACGGCCCAGACTGCTTCACTGAAGCCTAACCCTCTCTCGTACTGCACTTTCTCGGCACATTAATTACGGCTCAAATTGCTCTTTAGTGAAAAGCTTTACTCTCTTTCGTGCTGCACTTTACACGTTTTCAAAGCTATATATATCTCTCATCTCAGCCGTCCATCATGTTCGTTGACTTGAGAACATGATGAGTCGGTCCATTAATTGAAATTGGCCCATAAATGAACCAAGTAGAGTCGGCCCATTAATAGAAATTTGCCCATAATTACGGCCCAAATCGATCGAAGCCCTACCCTCTCTCGAGCTGCACTCGCACACACCACTCTCTATATACCCAGTGTAACGAGAGGGGAGCCGCGCGGGCAAAGCAAATGGCGACGGCCCCCCCGCCTCCTTCtccccctcctctcctcctccgcccCGCCGACACCGATCCGATCCCGCCCATCACCGGCGCGGCGGAGGATGCGGTGCTGCTTGCGGCGGAGCTCCTCTCCCGGGAGGAGGTGCTTCGCCGCCGTTCCCGCCGGGTGAAGCAGCTCGCCAGGCACTACAGGGAGCACTATTGGGCGCTCGTGGAGGAGGTCCGGTCCAAGCTCCGCAAGTACTACTGGAACATCGGCGTGAGCCCCCTCGAGGTGGACGGACTCGACACAGCGGCGGCGGCCGCGCTGGCCGAGGTGAGCGGGGAGAATGATGACGGGGTTGCAAAGAAGGGTTTTTGCCGCATTTCCGAGTGTATGTCGATGGCGATGTCCCTGACGAGTTACTGCCATGGTCACATACTCTGCGATGACCGGCAGACGCTTTACAAGCCTTGTACCTACGAGACCTTCAGGTATGGATTCCCCTTCATTTCCGTTACTGCTGCTTCTTGTTGGTGTTGTGCTTGTGCAATCATCAGATGTTTTCGTTATTGTAGAATTATCAGACGCTTTAAAATATGATCTTTTGAAGTGATTCGGAGCCATGAAAGGTTGCAATATGGAGTTTTCCTCAACAAAGGAAGTGAATTTAGCTTGTGGCCTGTGGTTAATGACGCCCACCTGAACAAGCTTAACACTTTTGTTTGGTTTATACGCTGCAAACTGGTTATTATCAATAGCAGATATTCGGAGCTATTAACTCAGGCCTCCTTGTTGTACTGATTATTGCCATCTGTTGCGCATGCGTCTCCATGccacttttttttaattatattttctgaaaatgTTATCTAAGAAAGCAATTTTAATTGAAATAATCTTCTTTTAGTGGATTGTTGGCTAGGGCTTCAACTTGTAATTTCTTAGACAAGGAGCCAGGCGCTGGTCCCTTGAACAAGAAACATAGGAGGATCGAATACTGGATGTTACTCTTAGATCCATGCTACTGGTTGTTGGTTCAATTCTCTACTCCTTTTGCATATCGGATGCGATTGAACTATATGTTACTCTTACTGCTGTTGATTGGGGACTTATTGTCATGTTAAACTCCTATGAATTATATTTCTACTTTGTATATCAGCAGTGGACAAACTTGCGGGAAGCCAGTTCTCCAAGCTGCAGTGCCTCCTTTCTGCACACTGCACATTCAAAAGGATCAGAACCATCTCTCACAAGTTTTCAGTAGGGAACGCTTTAGAGTATATTCTTCTGGCAAGCCTGCTCCAGGTTTTCATGTCATAATTGCTGAATACATCCACCAGATCCAAATCAATAGAAGGAAAGCACCAAATGCTGCCAGTACAAAGAATGCAGACAAGGATGAGAACGCTGGTTAATGTTGGTTGTGTTCAATGCTGTTTTGAAGAGTAAAGACTTCTTATTTTTGTGTACAGAACTTGCTATTGTAGATGTTATATAGCAGGGGAGAGGGGCCCATCTGAAAGAAGAAAAACGTTCTCATACAAGGTACGCTTTTGGTGTTCTTGAATTATGCCTTCTACATATTATGCATATCATTTATTACTTACGGACGTCGCTGATCCTAGTTACACCAGACCAGGGATTGCTGGCCAATGTATGATGCATGCTGTGTTCACTTTGTTCAGGGTCATGCCATCAACAAGCCAGGCATTATCTCTAGGCTTATTAGacacacatgcatgcatgcaccatGCCAAGCATACATAAAtttaatgctttaaatttgaaaagTTTACCCCAATATTGCTTCAACTTTGAAATTCAAAAGTTCTCAGTTCGTCATAAATGGTCTTATATATCATAGATTCACAAAAAAATTGGACTTAAAGAAATGTTTGTCTGGCTTGTTTGTGCCATATGATCCTCATAAATGGAGTTGGTTGGGTTGGAGGTGGAGTAGAAAGCAGTTGTGATTGGCGAGATAATTGATCCTGCATTCTCAAAGATTTGAATGATGAATAATCCTGCGAAACAGCTAAAGTAATAGGAATTAGATGTAAGACGATTCCAAATAGAAAAATTTGAATCATTTTGGTTTGTTTAAGGGGATAAAAGAGAGGTaagatctatccctaaatattAATATGAATTATCTGTGAATCTCAATGATCAAGAGTTGCCGATTAATGTGAGAAAGAACCACAGAATACCTGGAATCTCGTAGAAATAtttgtttttttatattaaatttccattcatttcatttcaaataaGTCATATCTTGTTCAAACCCGAATAGAGTTGGGATTGTAGTTAAAGCAGCCAGTAGAaaaccaaaatcaatattcatattAAGCATGAAACAGTGAAATTAGAAAATTGCATTCTAATTATACATTATGGTGTTTGTGAGGCAAGGGTGTTCAAATTAACTAAGATAGAATAGCTTATTTCCATCGATATCAAAGGATGCCATTGCCAGGCATAGTAACTCTTAATTAGCTTAAAAAGAAGTACCTCCTTTTCTGTAACTATAATTAGAAAAGTTGCCATCAAAAGGATGCCCCAACTCTTAATAAGAATAGTTTATTTCTAGCAATTGTTGCTCCGACTCTTTTGGAGACCATGGCAATAGCCATTTTTATTTAAGTGAACTTGCTAAAAGAATGTTAAAATGGATCGGGCATTGTCTTAAACTGTGCAGACATACTGGTTTGAGAATATGTTATTTTAAAAGTCTTCTGATTGTCCACCATCTGTTGCTATTTGTCAATATGTTAAGCTCAGATATAACAACACAATTCCCCCAAGGCCGGCTACTCATTATTATGTGAATTGATACGAAGTACCAACACATCAGCAGTGACCTCAttcttttaaatattttcaataaaacTGCAATGTTATCTACAGAAATTTTGGTGAAATCCACAAGTGGCAACTTTTATTGAGTGTAAAGGCATCCATGAGTACTCTGTAGATGATGCAAATAAAATTGCTGTGTTTATCTTTTATTGCAGAATCTTGTTAACTGCACTTGCACTGTAgtcttttctttttctcaatTTGGTCACTGTGAAACGAGATTGTTCTGACCAAACACCTCCATTATCTATTAAGACTCTCCTCTGAGTTTGTTGCAGGAGAGGCAGATAGTGAAGAACCTACCTGGCAATAGACAACAAATCCATGAGACATCTGCTCGAATCCAATATCAATATTCACtaatttctccaaaatgaacctaaCCCAAGATTTTGCTTTGCATTTGGCAGGTTTGTGGATGTTCTTTGGTGCGAAACACAAAGTGCTACTAGTTACATATTGGAATTTAAAATTGAATACTTGGGAGAAATGGAGATCTCAGCTGAGGAGATGAAACTGGGACTAAAAGAGTATCAGTCATTTTGTAACTGAACAATGTATAGTACTTGGATGCAAATCTGAAACTATACTACCGTGATTGATTCCTTCCTTCCTTTTTAAGCAAAGCGGCAAACAGCTGCAGTTGCTTTTGATgtttgcttgtgtcttttaactcaATTGGCACTTGTGAAACCATCTGTTGTAGATTTCTTTGATGACTTGCTGTTTTGAAGCTCATCTTGGAGGAGAAATTCTTGTGTAATCTCATTCTGTATTAGTAGACTTTTTTTTTCGAAAAAAGAAACAGAAAGCCAGTTATCTATGGAACTTAAGAAAAGAGTTTGTATGTAGATGGCAGATGTGTGCATAAAAATTCTTTTGCATCCCTAGTTACCCAATTAATAATCCTTTCCTAATAGCAACTGCTTCATAGTAATATTGTATCCCTTCTGGACAGATTCCTGCattcataaaaataaacaaaCAAGAAGCATCAGAATTGCAATATGATAAACCCACTTCTTCCATTTGTCTCCCTCTAATCTAATCTAGGAGGCATCATAGTTTTAACTTACACGAACCCTCCAATGAGAGATTCCAAGTAATCATGTACTCTGAATTATTTAGCATTTTTTGATTTTATCCAAACAACATCACGATATAAAACCACCACTCTAATGGCTGTTAATGTACGTGAAAAAAGATCTGAATAGCATCAttaatttagatttaaaaaaGTATTTTCAGTCAAGGATTCAAGTTCAATAAATTAATGGGGCTCAATTATATAACCTAATGGTCCGGAATAAACATTGAAGTTATACTGACCTGAGGGTAATGTATTGCATGTTCGTTCAAATTTGGGAGGGAAGGAGTGAAGAAGATCCTGCAAAGCTTGAGAAGCTAATGCCATAGTCAATTGCAGTACTGTTTACAAGGTCGTCCTCTTGTCAGCTCCTCCAATATAGTAGTGTGCTCGGCTTCTAGTGGCTTACAATTATGCAGGCTTAATGTTCCACCTTGCAAGCAGTCTCTTGGGTGACCTTGAACCAGTTTGCAACAAGCAATTCCAACACTGACATGGTCCAAGGAGGAGTTCAAATCAGTTCTAACCTGGTCCACATGAGATCTTCCAAAAACATCTATACACACAAGTAATCACAGCTGATGTTGGTAAATGTTATACTACTATCACTTTTACCAGTACAAAGCTTTTAAACAGAGGATCAGCGTCATACACAACTGCAGAAAAACCTTGGGAATCACCCTACTCAAATAGTACACTGAATCCTTCTCCCCTTTCCGAATCTCGACACACAAAGATTATTCTCATGGATCATGGATTAACTTCCGCAAAATGACAATGACCAGTGGCCTCCGGTCAAAATATCGACATGGTGCCATTGCTAATGGAAAAGCTTTCCTAAAGTTGAAAATTCTGCTGCAAACCAGCACACCCAACATGGTCCTTAATTGCGTCCTATGTGCATGTCTTGGCTGAACATGAGCAGACATTATGCTATGAACAGACTAGAAATAAGAAATtaacttattcaaagtgaaacttGAGACATTTCCCCTTTACAACTCCCTGATGCCATCGGTCGCAGTTCTTAGGTTTTTCCTGTGATAACGTGGGAAAAGCATTCTCTTGATCTTCTTTTCAGCTGCACTCTCAGACATGGCCTGAAACAAATGGCAAATTACTGAATGACTGAGCAGAAAAGGTAATTGGGAGTAGAACTAACCAAGAGTACTtgtaaaagaaatagaagaagtTCCTTGCATTACAATGCTTACTCTAGCACTGAATGGAAAACGAAGAGTTCGGGCTTCCATCCCACAATATACTCGTACATCTATGCCAAGACTATCTATGCCAATGAGATTTGCTCCCTGTATGAATTGGAGAGAGTTCACAAAACAGTCGATCTTCAAAGGAATGGGCGAGAAGAAAAATTGTAATAATAAGAAAACTTGCTTCATCAggttattaaaatatataaattgtaatcttgttttgagaaatggcaaAGCGATGAGAGTTTCATCCAGAAACTGTCTGTAAATAATAGCAGTGAGTAAGCACTAACCTaaataaaagagaagcaaaacctATAATTATGATATGACCACATGGCCAAATGACAGGATAAAGATAATTGGGTAATGCAATCAAGCAGTAGCATGCAAGACTGAAGTTCATAGCAGCAAATTGAAAGCATACTGTCACGGCATATTATGCTTTCTAACATGCGACTTGAAAACCTAGTCAgggctaaaaataaatttgaaagagATGTACAAATCTCAGCCTGATGAAAGAATTCTCCACATGAGAAGAGAAGCCTAGCCCTACATTCTAGTACAATACTGTTGGCAAGTTACAAGTTAAAGGCCTACTGCACCTCCAcaaaaaaataagaaatttttGTTAGGTTCACTATCTGTCAAACTTGAGGATGTTGCTGTCCTCAGTAACATGGAATCAGTGACCTAATTAATCCCCAGGATATGGAGTCAATAACCTAATGAAGGAGATCAACAAGAATAATATCTGCCACTGTCGATAGAGAAACTTACCTCAACATTAAGGCCCTTCTTCCTGCGACAAAGAGCTTTCAGAGCAACATTGCATTGCAATCCATATTCATTTATGCGCTCTATAATTGCTGACGCAGAATGTGCAAGGAGATCAGGTTCTGCATCTTGAAATTCTTGCAGACTAATCAACGACTGCATGAGTTGAAAAATAGTTGATGAAATCATCTCCTAGAACTCTAAAAATTTAACCAAAAAATTTCAAATAATGTGATACTAGAAATATAGGTGTTCAAGTTATTCTTTTGATAGACAAAAAACATaagttcatatgaaataattttggAGCATATATTAGCAGTATATCATTGCTAAGTGTACTTGCCTGGTCACCATATACAGAATGTAACTCCACTGTAATAATCTCCAATTTGTAAAGTGTGGAGCTTATTGTGCTTACATCACGTTTAGAATCAAAACTCAACATTCCCCCATCTACACAGATTAAAAACTCATCCAATTATCCAATCAGTTAAAAGGATGACTTgacaaattaaaaaaatcatttggGAATTTCATACCAATCAAGTCATAAGCTCTTGCGACCTGTTCCTCTTCTTTCTCAGACTCATCTGCACATTTGACAACAATGTTACACATTATATGCTCTTATAGAAGAAGACAACAAATtacaaatcaagttttttttctcttctagaaattgatttcatcacaaactaaggTGTTATAAATTACCTCTCCAGTCTGAAATATAATTGTCACCATCATCACGGTGGAACAACCTCCTTAAATAAGATTCTTCATCTATAAAAGCAGGTCTTAAACAACCAATAATTTGAAGTCCATTTGATGGCCAGTCCACCACCTTTCCAAACTTTGTCTGGACAACCTATACAATAACAGAAACCATATTGTCATTTTGCTTGACATCATCATAAATCAGGCAAATGAACAACATGCTCTGCTAAAAGCAGCACAAAAAATTATTGTCATGCAAAGCATCAAAATATTCAATCTAGTTTCTGTCGAATTCTGTGGTTCTCCTAACTTTAGAATTAAGGCCCAACCTGTGTTCATCTTACCAAGTAAAATCCACAAACAAATGCAGGTGCACGTGCACACATATAAGGCTATATCTTCATAGGAATATGTGAATTTTCCAATAAGTTCATTCTAATCCATGATTCTGAAACAATCCATGATTCTGAAAACTCACTGAGAGTTTTAGCAAAACACTGCTAAAACTGGTATGTTAGCTCTATGGCAGCTGTACTTTGTGAATATCAGAGAGGTAAACAAGCAACAAACATCTATTTAAGTGACTGAGCTTCTGATGCTTTAGAGACTAAATGCATCTTCAAGCATTTGACTGTCATAAGTTATATCAGCAAGCAAAGTAATAGTCATATTTAAGGCCTGTCTAAGTGAACAAGCAAACAATAAGGTGTTTAGCCTCCAGGCTCAAGATTTAAGTAAATTTCACCAACAAAATTGTTCATGAATCCTACCTTGGTCAAACACTTTGCAAAATACAGAGGATGAATGTAACGCAAAGTATCTGGCATGCCCCAATTTATAAGAGTATCCATTACTTCTGTATCATCAATCTGTATAGCAGCAGATACATGAGACTAGAATAAATTTTAGTTCTCAATGGTTCGCAACAATTATTGTCCAATAGGTTTCATATTGTTTTGACAGCACAAACCTCATTAAGTTCAGATACACCGATATCATTTTCACCATCCATATCAAAGTTATCTGAAATTGTACTGATTTCTTCATACGTAGGACAGTCACTCCCTATCAAAACCATCTGCATAATCATTCAACACAGATAAATTGCTTACCAATTTATTTCAAGAAAGAAACTGAGAAATGGCTGCCATAATCATGTGGGAAAAGTTATTACCACGGGGCTGTCTGcaccatgatcttgcaaaatattTTCATCATCGAATAACTCAAAAAACATATCTGGAATATATGAAACATCAGGTGTTAAAGGAAAATTGGGTTACATGACAGCACAAAAAGGATGTTATCCATGAAACCAGACCTCCATAGTCATCAATGACATACTGAAATTCTGCCCATGAGACATGCCGATGTGGTTCATTATGTACTCCTCCAGGAAATATGAGCAAAGCCTTGTTATTAGCCTAGAAAAACAAACAGAGTCATCTTCAATCCTTGGAGGATCATGAATAATTTGCAATTTACATGGTCAGATAAATGCACCTTGAATATTCATGCGAAAAGGAATTTTATAACAATTTTCCCTTTTTCGGCAGCATAATTATTTAGAAAAAGCGAAAATATattaaaagaagaataagaatCGGCAACCAACTAGAGAATAACCGAAGAAATCCTCATGCAAAGTTTTTACACTAGCAGATACTCATAATTGTCGACACTAACCAGCAGGCAAGCCTAACATGTCCATGATAGCCAACAATAATGTTCAACTAAAGACAGCAAAATTTGTGCTTCTGAGATTATAAAAGGGTCACCTCGACAGTTGTCCTAGCTAGTTCAGCATTTGTGAGCACAATGTTCTTGTTCTTTTCACGCTCTTTCAGTTCTTCAAGAGGGTGGTAACCAAGATCTTTATGATACTTAGATGAATCAGGTACTGAGTCCGAGTAGTCAGCAGCAACCCGAACTTTTACAGATAGCTCCTGTGCTGTTTGCAgccaatatgattgcttggacccGAAATATGGGCTCCTCC is from Musa acuminata AAA Group cultivar baxijiao chromosome BXJ1-6, Cavendish_Baxijiao_AAA, whole genome shotgun sequence and encodes:
- the LOC103974047 gene encoding uncharacterized protein LOC103974047 isoform X3; the encoded protein is MATAPPPPSPPPLLLRPADTDPIPPITGAAEDAVLLAAELLSREEVLRRRSRRVKQLARHYREHYWALVEEVRSKLRKYYWNIGVSPLEVDGLDTAAAAALAEVSGENDDGVAKKGFCRISECMSMAMSLTSYCHGHILCDDRQTLYKPCTYETFRIIRRFKI
- the LOC135582685 gene encoding uncharacterized protein At3g49140-like isoform X3, which produces MAIGLVYPASSHGQLCDREGLSCSLSAVTAASWIKSTLDGRRVSEYFSFSSRWRSPYFGSKQSYWLQTAQELSVKVRVAADYSDSVPDSSKYHKDLGYHPLEELKEREKNKNIVLTNAELARTTVEANNKALLIFPGGVHNEPHRHVSWAEFQYVIDDYGDMFFELFDDENILQDHGADSPVMVLIGSDCPTYEEISTISDNFDMDGENDIGVSELNEIDDTEVMDTLINWGMPDTLRYIHPLYFAKCLTKVVQTKFGKVVDWPSNGLQIIGCLRPAFIDEESYLRRLFHRDDGDNYISDWRDESEKEEEQVARAYDLIDGGMLSFDSKRDVSTISSTLYKLEIITVELHSVYGDQSLISLQEFQDAEPDLLAHSASAIIERINEYGLQCNVALKALCRRKKGLNVEGANLIGIDSLGIDVRVYCGMEARTLRFPFSARAMSESAAEKKIKRMLFPRYHRKNLRTATDGIREL
- the LOC103974047 gene encoding uncharacterized protein LOC103974047 isoform X2, with product MATAPPPPSPPPLLLRPADTDPIPPITGAAEDAVLLAAELLSREEVLRRRSRRVKQLARHYREHYWALVEEVRSKLRKYYWNIGVSPLEVDGLDTAAAAALAEVSGENDDGVAKKGFCRISECMSMAMSLTSYCHGHILCDDRQTLYKPCTYETFSGQTCGKPVLQAAVPPFCTLHIQKDQNHLSQVFSRERFRVYSSGKPAPGFHVIIAEYIHQIQINRRKAPNAASTKNADKDENAG
- the LOC135582685 gene encoding uncharacterized protein At3g49140-like isoform X1, with amino-acid sequence MAIGLVYPASSHGQLCDREGLSCSLSAVTAASWIKSTLDGRRVSEYFSFSSRWRSPYFGSKQSYWLQTAQELSVKVRVAADYSDSVPDSSKYHKDLGYHPLEELKEREKNKNIVLTNAELARTTVEANNKALLIFPGGVHNEPHRHVSWAEFQYVIDDYGDMFFELFDDENILQDHGADSPVMVLIGSDCPTYEEISTISDNFDMDGENDIGVSELNEIDDTEVMDTLINWGMPDTLRYIHPLYFAKCLTKVVQTKFGKVVDWPSNGLQIIGCLRPAFIDEESYLRRLFHRDDGDNYISDWRDESEKEEEQVARAYDLIDGGMLSFDSKRDVSTISSTLYKLEIITVELHSVYGDQSLISLQEFQDAEPDLLAHSASAIIERINEYGLQCNVALKALCRRKKGLNVEGANLIGIDSLGIDVRVYCGMEARTLRFPFSARVSIAMSESAAEKKIKRMLFPRYHRKNLRTATDGIREL
- the LOC135582685 gene encoding uncharacterized protein At3g49140-like isoform X2, producing the protein MAIGLVYPASSHGQLCDREGLSCSLSAVTAASWIKSTLDGRRVSEYFSFSRWRSPYFGSKQSYWLQTAQELSVKVRVAADYSDSVPDSSKYHKDLGYHPLEELKEREKNKNIVLTNAELARTTVEANNKALLIFPGGVHNEPHRHVSWAEFQYVIDDYGDMFFELFDDENILQDHGADSPVMVLIGSDCPTYEEISTISDNFDMDGENDIGVSELNEIDDTEVMDTLINWGMPDTLRYIHPLYFAKCLTKVVQTKFGKVVDWPSNGLQIIGCLRPAFIDEESYLRRLFHRDDGDNYISDWRDESEKEEEQVARAYDLIDGGMLSFDSKRDVSTISSTLYKLEIITVELHSVYGDQSLISLQEFQDAEPDLLAHSASAIIERINEYGLQCNVALKALCRRKKGLNVEGANLIGIDSLGIDVRVYCGMEARTLRFPFSARVSIAMSESAAEKKIKRMLFPRYHRKNLRTATDGIREL
- the LOC103974047 gene encoding uncharacterized protein LOC103974047 isoform X1, yielding MATAPPPPSPPPLLLRPADTDPIPPITGAAEDAVLLAAELLSREEVLRRRSRRVKQLARHYREHYWALVEEVRSKLRKYYWNIGVSPLEVDGLDTAAAAALAEVSGENDDGVAKKGFCRISECMSMAMSLTSYCHGHILCDDRQTLYKPCTYETFSSGQTCGKPVLQAAVPPFCTLHIQKDQNHLSQVFSRERFRVYSSGKPAPGFHVIIAEYIHQIQINRRKAPNAASTKNADKDENAG